In one window of Fulvia fulva chromosome 5, complete sequence DNA:
- a CDS encoding Cutinase transcription factor 1 beta, protein MSRMPHPKDPLLRAPATEHHGFLDQCHSFQVVDHSRTSMDRHPSFDDGPAFNLATQSSPVPMPESAPAFAASDALWNTDGPASAQTFTFDPGSASTHNFDFSHLTDTPDIDAIEKERPIIVNVPGLPASEDDYLRTQGCFQLPPVNVLRQMIWSYFQMVHPNLPVVSETEVWSLWDGSEFKLGTFSFLLVRAMVFAATNFVEPGVLSTLGFSSKRDARVAFYKQAKACFDIGVEKDPVALTQSCLLLTYYAPTYNTLRVNSYWLRTAAHYAKIANAARSVLLKRIWWGVILRDRILSLLLRRAGQVPLESPWTSASSVLDSGDFELELGKSHVYQLDAQHRNIKVISMTCSLVQHLTDALDLYRHEDLQSRLEHAGESLPANVAKIQTALATLLHWHERSSAESPFPIGLDDADETPAVCIYANMAFCYYSSAIFALNQHLILLTEAFPAARSLFSRVQEFVQVQLVKFLPISASAFIGIPLVLQAINVAAAHGSKTEAAENRRLQIFTRTLQAQQEHFDGSDFCADVLSNIVAYAQNDEKFQSSMANWRDGRNGTARDTNSQSSSEHTKVKLDWANLVSRRPRLFLRIMLYWDHALCTGAPPLDNYFPLVLRESRS, encoded by the exons ATGTCGAGAATGCCACACCCGAAAGATCCGCT GCTGCGTGCCCCGGCCACCGAGCATCATGGGTTCCTTGATCAATGCCACAGCTTCCAGGTCGTCGATCACAGTCGAACCTCTATGGATCGACATCCGTCTTTTGACGACGGGCCTGCTTTCAATCTAGCAACGCAGTCTTCTCCCGTCCCCATGCCTGAAAGTGCTCCTGCTTTTGCAGCGTCCGATGCGTTGTGGAACACCGATGGACCAGCATCGGCACAGACCTTTACCTTCGATCCGGGATCTGCCAGTACTCACAATTTCGACTTCAGCCACTTGACGGACA CCCCCGACATCGATgcgatagagaaggagagacCAATTATAGTTAATGTGCCAGGTCTACCGGCTTCCGAAGACGACTACTTACGCACACAAGGATGTTTCCAGCTGCCGCCCGTCAATGTTTTACGGCAAATGATATGGTCTTATTTCCAGATGGTGCACCCAAATTTGCCTGTAGTGTCAGAAACTGAGGTCTGGTCACTCTGGGATGGTTCGGAATTCAAGCTAGGAACTTTCTCATTCCTCCTCGTTAGAGCCATGGTCTTTGCTGCGACCAACTTTGTCGAGCCCGGAGTGCTCAGCACGCTGGGTTTCAGCAGTAAGAGAGATGCTAGAGTCGCCTTCTACAAGCAAGCAAAGGCCTGCTTCGATATTGGTGTCGAAAAGGATCCCGTTGCACTAACGCAAAGCTGTCTTCTACTCACTTACTACGCACCCACGTATAACACATTGCGGGTCAACTCGTACTGGCTAAGGACGGCAGCCCACTATGCAAAGATTGCCAATGCTG CTCGGTCGGTATTACTGAAACGCATCTGGTGGGGCGTCATCTTGAGGGACCGCATCCTGTCACTGCTACTTCGGCGTGCTGGACAGGTCCCTTTGGAGTCGCCGTGGACCAGTGCGTCCTCTGTTCTAGATTCCGGTGACTTTGAACTGGAGCTTGGCAAATCTCACGTATACCAGCTTGATGCTCAACATCGCAACATCAAGGTGATCTCCATGACCTGCAGCTTGGTACAGCATCTTACAGACGCACTGGATCTATACAGGCACGAAGACTTGCAGTCACGTCTTGAGCACGCCGGAGAGTCGCTTCCTGCAAATGTAGCCAAGATCCAGACCGCGCTAGCCACCTTGCTACACTGGCATGAAAGATCAAGTGCTGAGTCCCCATTCCCTATCGGCCTGGATGATGCAGATGAGACACCAGCTGTCTGCATCTATGCCAACATGGCATTTTGCTACTACTCGAGCGCAATCTTCGCACTCAATCAACACTTAATTCTGCTGACAGAAGCCTTCCCAGCAGCACGGTCGCTGTTTTCC CGTGTGCAAGAGTTCGTACAGGTACAGCTCGTCAAGTTCCTTCCTATCAGTGCATCTGCATTCATCGGGATCCCACTGGTGCTCCAAGCCATCAACGTAGCCGCCGCTCACGGATCGAAAACAGAAGCAGCCGAGAACCGGCGTCTGCAAATTTTCACAAGGACATTGCAAGCCCAGCAAGAGCATTTTGACGGTTCCGATTTCTGTGCGGATGTGCTGTCGAACATTGTCGCTTATGCGCAGAATGACGAGAAGTTCCAGAGCTCAATGGCAAACTGGAGAGATGGTCGGAATGGCACTGCACGCGATACGAATTCACAGAGCTCATCTGAGCACACTAAGGTCAAGCTTGACTGGGCGAATCTCGTTTCGAGGCGGCCACGGCTTTTTCTGCGGATCATGCTTTACTGGGACCATGCTCTGTGTACTGGCGCTCCTCCGCTGGATAATTATTTTCCGCTTGTTTTGCGTGAAAGTAGATCATAA